The proteins below come from a single Arthrobacter sp. B1I2 genomic window:
- a CDS encoding DegV family protein: MPDSNAAAWPWVRARLSGLRHTARPGTGRPGGSPLVRTAVVTDSAAALPADYSGRLAQGGILTVTPMPVMVGAEIYGEGEDDILDTVAVAMAAGKAVKTSRPSPGQFEQAYRAAELRGFEGIVSVHISGGLSGTADAARLAAARVGIPVEVVDTGTVGMAQGMAVQAAVQAAAAGAGPAPVAAAAAAQAARTKVFFYVPSLEQLRRGGRIGAAASLLGTMFAIKPILAVDGGRIVPLEKVRSGARAVARLEEIVAAEAAARPGDSVRLAVHHFGNPEEAESLAARLEAALPECPPAQISSLPAVLAAHAGLGVLAVIVGRTASGPEPGGPEAGAHLST, translated from the coding sequence TTGCCTGACAGTAATGCCGCCGCCTGGCCATGGGTCCGTGCGCGGCTGTCCGGGCTCCGTCACACGGCCCGGCCGGGGACCGGGCGGCCGGGCGGGAGCCCCCTGGTGCGCACCGCCGTCGTCACCGACTCCGCAGCTGCCCTGCCCGCGGACTATTCGGGCAGGCTTGCGCAGGGTGGCATCCTTACCGTGACTCCCATGCCCGTCATGGTGGGCGCGGAAATCTATGGCGAGGGCGAGGACGACATCCTGGACACCGTCGCCGTGGCCATGGCCGCGGGAAAGGCGGTCAAAACATCCCGGCCCTCACCTGGCCAGTTCGAGCAGGCTTACCGCGCTGCCGAACTGCGCGGATTCGAGGGGATCGTTTCGGTCCATATCTCCGGTGGTCTTTCGGGCACCGCTGACGCCGCCCGGCTGGCTGCCGCCAGGGTGGGAATCCCGGTGGAAGTGGTGGACACGGGAACAGTCGGCATGGCGCAGGGAATGGCGGTGCAGGCCGCGGTGCAGGCAGCCGCGGCCGGTGCCGGGCCTGCGCCGGTGGCTGCTGCGGCAGCGGCCCAGGCAGCGCGCACCAAGGTCTTCTTTTACGTCCCCAGCCTCGAACAGTTGCGGCGCGGGGGACGGATCGGCGCCGCCGCATCGCTGCTGGGCACCATGTTTGCCATCAAGCCCATCCTGGCGGTCGACGGCGGCAGGATCGTCCCCCTGGAGAAGGTGCGGTCGGGGGCCAGGGCTGTGGCGCGCCTTGAGGAAATCGTGGCGGCAGAAGCGGCGGCGCGTCCGGGTGATTCCGTACGCCTGGCCGTCCATCATTTTGGGAACCCGGAAGAGGCGGAGAGTCTGGCAGCCAGGCTGGAAGCGGCGCTTCCCGAATGTCCTCCCGCCCAGATCAGTTCCCTTCCGGCGGTCCTGGCCGCGCACGCGGGCCTTGGTGTCCTTGCGGTGATTGTAGGCAGGACGGCCAGCGGCCCGGAGCCGGGCGGGCCTGAGGCCGGCGCACACCTTTCCACATAG
- a CDS encoding ComEA family DNA-binding protein encodes MSRRDAGAAGQRARHVRARLQATLGEATPGLLEDGPGLDGLEYRGSGDVAEAGGGGGAETGSGSGGGTGGAPSLRWRVGFRVAVLLAALAVAAGAWFWWQAAAAAPEVLPLGGVSSRGAPGADGDIAADRGGAATSPEPGDGQDGSGPAGRVVVHVAGAVARPGVIRLQRGSRVDDAIAAAGGATADADVNRLNLALVVEDGQKIYVPQRGEPVSSSSDAAVPDGSGTGAADAAGGKINLNTADAAALDTLPKVGPVLAQRIVDWRKDHGPFKSVEELDAVDGVGPKMLEALLPLVTV; translated from the coding sequence ATGTCACGCCGGGATGCTGGAGCAGCAGGTCAGCGGGCACGCCATGTGAGGGCCAGGCTCCAGGCGACCCTGGGGGAGGCCACTCCCGGGCTCCTGGAGGATGGCCCCGGCCTTGACGGTCTTGAGTACCGCGGTTCCGGGGACGTGGCAGAAGCTGGCGGGGGCGGCGGAGCTGAAACCGGCAGCGGCTCCGGGGGAGGTACCGGTGGGGCGCCTTCGCTCCGGTGGCGGGTGGGGTTCCGCGTCGCCGTGCTGCTGGCCGCCCTGGCAGTGGCGGCCGGGGCGTGGTTCTGGTGGCAGGCCGCCGCGGCGGCGCCCGAGGTCCTTCCGCTGGGTGGAGTCAGTTCCCGCGGCGCACCAGGGGCGGACGGGGACATTGCCGCCGACCGGGGCGGTGCGGCCACATCACCTGAGCCCGGCGATGGGCAGGATGGGTCTGGGCCTGCCGGCCGGGTAGTGGTGCACGTTGCCGGGGCCGTGGCCAGGCCCGGTGTTATCCGGCTCCAGCGGGGCAGCCGGGTCGACGATGCCATCGCTGCCGCAGGCGGCGCAACCGCGGATGCCGACGTCAACCGGCTCAACCTTGCACTCGTTGTGGAGGACGGGCAGAAGATCTATGTCCCGCAACGTGGGGAGCCGGTGTCCTCCTCGTCCGATGCCGCCGTTCCGGATGGCTCCGGCACAGGTGCGGCCGACGCTGCCGGAGGAAAGATCAACCTCAATACCGCGGACGCTGCCGCCCTGGACACGCTGCCAAAGGTCGGTCCTGTGCTGGCGCAGCGGATCGTGGATTGGCGAAAGGATCACGGTCCCTTCAAGAGCGTCGAAGAGCTGGACGCGGTGGATGGTGTTGGGCCGAAAATGCTTGAAGCCTTGCTGCCACTGGTGACGGTCTAA